Proteins encoded together in one Pseudomonas sp. ADAK13 window:
- a CDS encoding TetR family transcriptional regulator gives MVRRTKEEAQETRSQILEAAEQAFYERGVARTTLADIAALAGVTRGAIYWHFSNKADLVQAMLDTLHEPLDELARASESEDEVDPLGCMRKLLIHLFHQVALDPKTRRINEILFHKCEFTDEMCDLRRQRQTASLECNLRIGLTLRNAVHRGQLPENLDTVRAAVCMHAYIDGILGQWLLVPDSFQLAQDAERWVDIALDMLRLSPGLRN, from the coding sequence ATGGTTCGTCGTACCAAAGAGGAAGCTCAGGAAACGCGCAGCCAGATTCTTGAAGCGGCCGAGCAAGCCTTTTACGAGCGCGGGGTTGCGCGTACCACGCTGGCGGATATCGCCGCGCTGGCCGGCGTGACGCGCGGTGCCATCTACTGGCATTTCAGCAACAAGGCCGACCTGGTGCAGGCGATGCTCGATACGCTGCACGAGCCGCTGGATGAGTTGGCCAGGGCCAGTGAGAGCGAGGACGAGGTCGATCCGCTGGGTTGCATGCGCAAGCTGCTGATTCATCTGTTCCATCAAGTGGCCCTGGACCCGAAGACCCGGCGCATCAATGAGATTTTGTTTCATAAGTGCGAATTCACCGATGAAATGTGTGATCTGCGCCGTCAGCGCCAGACCGCCAGCCTTGAATGCAACCTGCGCATCGGGCTGACCCTGCGTAACGCGGTCCATCGCGGGCAGCTTCCGGAGAATCTCGACACCGTGCGTGCCGCTGTGTGCATGCACGCCTATATCGACGGAATTCTCGGCCAATGGCTGCTGGTGCCCGACAGTTTTCAGTTGGCCCAGGACGCAGAGCGATGGGTCGATATCGCGTTGGACATGCTGCGCTTGAGCCCTGGCCTGCGCAATTAA
- a CDS encoding alkene reductase gives MTTIFDPIKLGDLELSNRIIMAPLTRCRADAGRVPNALMAEYYVQRASAGLILSEATSVTPMGVGYPDTPGIWSNDQVRGWANVTKAVHGAGGKIFLQLWHVGRISHESYLDGETPVAPSAIQPKGHVSLVRPLADYPTPRALEIAEIADIVDAYRVGAENAKAAGFDGVEVHGANGYLLDQFLQSSTNQRTDNYGGSLENRARLMLEVTDAVIEVWGAGRVGVHLAPRADSHDMGDANLSETFTYIAKELGKRGIAFICSREKEAGDSLGPQLKAAFGGPYIANERFTKDSANAWLASGKADAVAFGVPFIANPDLPARLKADAPLNEAHPETFYGKGPVGYIDYPTLAL, from the coding sequence ATGACGACTATTTTCGATCCCATCAAGCTGGGCGACCTGGAACTGTCGAACCGCATCATCATGGCGCCGCTGACCCGCTGCCGTGCCGACGCCGGCCGTGTGCCGAATGCGCTGATGGCCGAGTACTACGTACAACGTGCCTCCGCCGGACTGATCCTCAGCGAAGCCACCTCCGTGACGCCAATGGGCGTGGGTTACCCGGATACCCCGGGCATCTGGTCCAACGACCAGGTGCGCGGCTGGGCCAACGTGACCAAGGCCGTACACGGCGCGGGCGGCAAGATCTTCCTGCAACTGTGGCACGTGGGCCGTATCTCCCATGAGTCGTACCTTGATGGTGAAACCCCGGTCGCGCCAAGTGCCATCCAGCCTAAAGGCCACGTCAGCCTGGTGCGCCCACTGGCCGACTACCCTACCCCGCGCGCCCTGGAAATCGCTGAAATCGCCGACATCGTCGACGCTTACCGCGTAGGCGCCGAGAACGCCAAGGCTGCCGGTTTTGACGGCGTGGAAGTTCACGGCGCAAACGGCTACCTGCTTGACCAGTTCCTGCAAAGCAGCACCAACCAGCGCACTGACAACTATGGCGGCTCCCTGGAAAACCGCGCACGCCTGATGCTCGAAGTGACTGACGCGGTGATTGAAGTGTGGGGCGCCGGCCGTGTAGGTGTGCACCTGGCACCGCGCGCCGACTCCCACGACATGGGCGACGCCAACCTGTCGGAAACCTTCACCTACATCGCCAAGGAACTGGGCAAGCGTGGCATCGCGTTCATCTGCTCCCGTGAAAAGGAAGCGGGCGACAGCCTCGGCCCACAACTGAAAGCAGCCTTCGGCGGTCCTTACATCGCCAACGAACGCTTCACCAAGGACAGCGCCAATGCCTGGCTGGCCTCGGGCAAGGCAGACGCCGTCGCGTTCGGCGTGCCGTTCATCGCCAACCCGGACCTGCCGGCTCGTCTGAAGGCCGATGCTCCGCTGAACGAAGCTCATCCAGAGACGTTCTACGGCAAAGGCCCGGTCGGCTACATCGACTACCCGACCCTGGCCCTGTAA
- a CDS encoding efflux RND transporter permease subunit, which translates to MSKFFIDRPIFAWVIALVIMLVGALSILKLPINQYPAIAPTAIDIQVTYPGASAQTVQDTVVQVIEQQLNGIDNLRYVASDSNSDGSMTITATFNQGTNPDIAQVQVQNKLNLATPLLPQEVQQQGIRVTKSVKNFLMVIGLVSEDGSMTKDDLSNYIVSNIQDPISRTAGVGDFQVFGSQYAMRIWLDPAKLNNYQLTPVDVSNAIQAQNVQVATGQLGGLPALPGTQLNATIIGKTRLQTTEAFGNILMKVNSDGSQVRLGDVARIELGGQNYSISAQFNGKPASGMAIKLAAGANALDTAKAIRETVASLEPFFPPGMKAVVPYDTTPVVTESISGVVHTLVEAIVLVFLVMFLFLQNFRATIITTMTVPVVLLGTFGILAAFGFTINTLTMFGMILAIGLLVDDAIVVVENVERVMAEEHLSPKEATIKSMGQIQGALVGIALVLSAVLLPMAFFGGSTGVIYRQFSITIVSAMALSVLVALIFTPALCATMLKPIDPEKHGQPKRGFFGWFNRTFDRGVLSYERGVGNMIKHKFPAFLVYVLILAGMIWMFTRIPSAFLPEEDQGVIFAQVQTPVGSSAERTQKVIDDMRAYLLNDKEGEPGEGKAVKSVFTVNGFNFAGRGQSSGLAFVMLKPWDERDSTQSVFEVAKRAQGYFFGAFKDAMVFAVVPPSVLELGNATGFDVFLQDQGGVGHQKLMDARNQFLGAAAQSKILAGVRPNGVNDEPQYELTVDDEKASAQGISLADIQQTLAIALGGSYINDFIDRGRVKKVYVQGDAASRMSPEDLSKWYVRSTSGKMVPLSAISSGKWIFGSPKLSRYNGVAAMEILGTPAPGYSTGDAMAEVERIAKDLPAGVGYSWTGLSYEERLSGSQAPALYALSLLVVFLCLAALYESWSIPIAVILVVPLGVIGALIATSLRGLSNDVFFQVGLLVTVGLAAKNAILIVEFAKELHEQGKGIVESAIEASRMRLRPIIMTSMAFMLGVLPLAISTGAGSGSQHAIGTGVIGGMITATVLAIFWVPLFFATVSSAGERKKTEPKQTPKEAGQ; encoded by the coding sequence ATGTCGAAATTTTTTATCGACCGTCCCATTTTCGCCTGGGTAATTGCCCTGGTGATCATGCTGGTCGGGGCACTGTCGATCCTGAAGTTGCCCATCAACCAGTACCCGGCCATTGCGCCAACCGCCATTGATATCCAGGTGACCTACCCGGGCGCGTCTGCACAAACCGTGCAGGACACCGTGGTGCAGGTTATCGAGCAACAGCTCAACGGTATCGACAACCTGCGTTATGTCGCCTCGGACAGTAACTCCGACGGCAGCATGACCATCACCGCGACGTTCAACCAGGGTACCAACCCGGACATCGCCCAGGTTCAGGTACAGAACAAGCTCAACCTGGCGACTCCGCTGCTGCCACAAGAAGTACAGCAGCAAGGTATCCGCGTTACCAAATCGGTGAAGAACTTCCTGATGGTGATCGGTCTGGTGTCGGAAGACGGCAGCATGACCAAGGATGACCTGTCCAACTACATCGTTTCCAACATCCAGGACCCGATTTCCCGGACCGCCGGTGTGGGTGACTTCCAGGTGTTCGGTTCCCAGTACGCCATGCGTATCTGGCTCGACCCGGCCAAGCTGAACAACTACCAGCTGACGCCAGTGGATGTCAGCAACGCCATCCAGGCGCAGAACGTCCAGGTGGCTACCGGCCAATTGGGCGGCCTGCCTGCCCTGCCCGGCACTCAGTTGAACGCCACCATCATCGGCAAGACGCGTCTGCAAACCACTGAAGCGTTCGGCAATATCCTGATGAAGGTCAACTCCGACGGCTCCCAGGTTCGTCTGGGTGACGTTGCGCGTATCGAACTGGGCGGCCAGAACTACAGCATCAGTGCACAGTTCAACGGCAAGCCGGCTTCCGGTATGGCGATCAAGCTGGCAGCCGGTGCCAACGCACTGGACACCGCCAAGGCGATTCGCGAAACGGTTGCGTCCCTCGAACCGTTCTTCCCGCCTGGCATGAAGGCGGTGGTGCCGTATGACACCACCCCGGTGGTGACCGAATCGATCTCCGGTGTGGTTCACACCCTGGTCGAAGCGATCGTACTGGTGTTCCTGGTGATGTTCCTGTTCCTGCAGAACTTCCGCGCCACCATCATCACCACGATGACGGTACCGGTGGTATTGCTGGGTACCTTCGGGATCCTCGCGGCGTTCGGCTTCACCATCAACACCCTGACCATGTTCGGCATGATCCTGGCCATCGGCTTGCTGGTGGACGATGCGATCGTTGTGGTGGAGAACGTCGAGCGGGTAATGGCCGAGGAGCACTTGTCGCCCAAGGAGGCGACGATCAAGTCCATGGGCCAGATCCAGGGTGCCCTGGTGGGTATCGCCCTGGTGCTGTCGGCGGTACTGCTGCCAATGGCGTTCTTCGGGGGTTCCACCGGTGTGATCTACCGGCAGTTCTCCATCACCATTGTTTCGGCGATGGCGTTGTCGGTACTGGTTGCGCTGATCTTCACCCCGGCCTTGTGCGCCACCATGCTCAAGCCGATTGACCCGGAAAAACACGGCCAACCCAAGCGCGGTTTCTTTGGCTGGTTCAACCGTACCTTCGACCGTGGCGTTCTGAGCTACGAGCGCGGCGTCGGTAACATGATCAAGCACAAGTTCCCGGCGTTCCTGGTCTATGTACTGATCCTCGCCGGCATGATCTGGATGTTCACCCGCATTCCAAGCGCGTTCCTCCCAGAGGAAGACCAGGGCGTGATCTTTGCCCAGGTACAAACGCCAGTGGGTTCTTCGGCTGAACGTACGCAGAAAGTCATCGACGATATGCGCGCCTACCTGTTGAACGACAAGGAAGGCGAGCCAGGCGAAGGCAAGGCGGTTAAATCGGTGTTTACCGTAAACGGCTTCAACTTCGCCGGTCGTGGCCAGAGTTCGGGCCTCGCGTTCGTGATGCTCAAGCCGTGGGATGAGCGTGATTCGACCCAGTCGGTATTTGAGGTTGCCAAGCGCGCCCAGGGTTACTTCTTTGGGGCCTTCAAGGACGCCATGGTATTTGCCGTGGTGCCACCGTCGGTACTCGAACTGGGTAACGCCACCGGCTTCGACGTGTTCCTGCAAGACCAGGGCGGCGTCGGCCACCAGAAGTTGATGGACGCGCGTAACCAGTTCCTCGGTGCCGCAGCACAAAGCAAGATCCTGGCGGGCGTGCGCCCCAACGGCGTGAACGATGAGCCGCAGTACGAGCTGACCGTTGACGACGAGAAGGCCAGCGCCCAGGGCATCAGCCTGGCAGACATCCAGCAGACCCTGGCAATTGCCCTGGGTGGCAGCTACATCAACGACTTCATCGACCGTGGTCGTGTGAAGAAGGTGTATGTACAGGGTGACGCCGCCAGCCGGATGTCTCCGGAAGACCTGAGCAAATGGTACGTGCGCAGCACGTCCGGGAAGATGGTGCCCCTGTCGGCCATTTCTTCGGGCAAGTGGATCTTCGGTTCGCCGAAACTCTCGCGCTATAACGGTGTAGCGGCGATGGAAATCCTCGGTACCCCGGCGCCTGGCTACAGTACCGGTGATGCGATGGCGGAAGTCGAACGCATTGCCAAGGACTTGCCAGCCGGTGTCGGCTACTCGTGGACCGGCCTGTCGTACGAAGAACGCCTGTCCGGTTCCCAGGCGCCTGCGCTGTACGCCCTGTCGCTGCTGGTAGTGTTCCTCTGCCTGGCGGCACTGTACGAAAGCTGGTCGATCCCGATTGCGGTAATTCTGGTTGTGCCGCTGGGTGTGATCGGTGCCCTGATCGCCACCAGCCTGCGGGGACTGTCCAACGACGTGTTCTTCCAGGTGGGCCTGTTGGTGACGGTGGGTCTGGCGGCGAAAAACGCCATCCTGATCGTGGAGTTCGCCAAAGAGCTCCACGAACAGGGCAAAGGCATCGTCGAGTCGGCCATCGAGGCATCCCGCATGCGTCTGCGACCGATCATCATGACGTCCATGGCGTTCATGCTCGGCGTACTGCCCCTGGCGATTTCCACCGGTGCCGGCTCAGGTAGCCAGCACGCCATCGGTACGGGCGTAATTGGCGGTATGATCACCGCCACGGTCCTCGCGATCTTCTGGGTACCCCTGTTCTTCGCAACCGTGTCCTCCGCTGGCGAACGTAAAAAGACTGAACCCAAGCAAACTCCTAAAGAGGCTGGCCAATGA
- the pcaC gene encoding 4-carboxymuconolactone decarboxylase, with product MDEKQRYAEGLQVRREVLGDAHVDRSLNALTEFNSEFQEMITRHAWGDIWTRPGLPRHTRSLITIAMLIGMNRSDELKLHLRAAASNGVTRAEIKEVLMQSAIYCGIPAANATFHLAESVWDELGVESRS from the coding sequence GTGGACGAGAAACAACGTTATGCCGAGGGCCTGCAAGTGCGCCGCGAAGTGCTGGGCGACGCCCATGTCGACCGCAGCCTCAACGCCCTGACCGAGTTCAACAGCGAGTTTCAGGAAATGATCACCCGCCACGCCTGGGGTGATATCTGGACCCGCCCAGGCCTGCCGCGACATACCCGCAGCCTGATCACCATCGCCATGCTCATCGGCATGAACCGCAGCGACGAGCTCAAGCTGCACCTGCGCGCCGCCGCGAGTAACGGCGTAACCCGCGCCGAGATCAAGGAAGTGCTGATGCAGAGCGCGATCTACTGCGGGATTCCGGCGGCCAATGCGACGTTTCATTTGGCCGAGTCAGTGTGGGATGAGCTGGGGGTTGAGTCGCGCAGTTAA
- a CDS encoding polysaccharide deacetylase family protein produces the protein MKPFAAVSALLVLALSLSGCISPPLALTPQTEQRLKAEAPIRFLLTFDDGPSASGFMNPSRSVMADLANNPIQPGIKAVFFLQTEAPRSGGNPRGRKTMEREYAAGHILAFHTATPWHSNHRSQNPVELEHYLSLGSSTLESITGQPPTLVRPPFWNYDKRTFAAYQQHGLHVLLTDLSANDGVIWVFNGSPRRRENLIRQLSVLRERIAKGELPTVDGVIPVVVTFHDINRYTAWHLKEYLQILMDSARINGVPVARQPFYTDRAALQRAAMARTVKDADEVVHLPGVWNWVWDADSH, from the coding sequence ATGAAACCCTTCGCCGCCGTATCGGCCCTATTGGTCCTGGCCCTGAGCCTCAGCGGTTGCATCAGTCCGCCCCTGGCCCTGACACCGCAGACCGAACAACGCCTGAAAGCCGAGGCGCCGATTCGTTTTTTACTGACCTTCGATGACGGCCCCAGCGCCTCGGGTTTTATGAACCCGAGCCGTTCGGTGATGGCTGACCTGGCGAATAACCCGATACAGCCGGGCATCAAGGCGGTGTTCTTTTTGCAGACCGAGGCGCCCCGCTCCGGCGGCAACCCACGGGGTCGAAAAACCATGGAGCGTGAGTACGCGGCCGGCCATATCCTGGCCTTCCACACCGCAACCCCGTGGCACAGCAATCATCGCTCGCAGAATCCGGTTGAGCTGGAACACTACCTCAGCCTGGGTTCATCGACCCTTGAATCCATCACCGGCCAGCCGCCTACACTGGTGCGCCCGCCGTTCTGGAATTACGACAAACGCACTTTCGCCGCCTACCAGCAGCATGGCCTGCACGTACTGTTGACGGACCTGAGCGCGAACGACGGGGTGATCTGGGTCTTCAATGGCAGCCCCCGGCGCCGGGAAAACCTGATCCGCCAGTTGTCGGTACTGCGCGAGCGTATTGCCAAGGGTGAGTTACCGACCGTGGACGGAGTGATCCCGGTGGTGGTGACCTTTCACGACATCAACCGCTATACCGCCTGGCACCTGAAGGAATACCTGCAAATCCTGATGGACAGTGCGCGCATTAACGGCGTGCCGGTCGCCCGGCAGCCGTTCTACACCGACCGGGCCGCCTTGCAGCGCGCCGCCATGGCGCGCACGGTAAAGGACGCTGACGAAGTGGTGCACCTGCCGGGCGTATGGAATTGGGTGTGGGACGCTGACTCGCATTAA
- a CDS encoding OprD family porin, producing the protein MSTFDPRRLLLATAIASIALPVVAEEHGFLEDASANLNLRNFFFNRNFTNPTKAQGGAQEWTQSFILDAKSGFTQGTVGFGMDVLGLYSEKLDGGRGTGGTQLLPLDHDGRPADNFGRLGVAFKARISKTEVKVGEWMPVLPILRSDDGRSLPQTLRGGQITSKEIDGLTLYGGQFRANSPRDDSSMTEMSMFGKTAFTSDRFNFQGGEYAFNDKRTQIGVWNAQLKDIYRQQYLNLIHSQPVGDWTLGANLGFFYGKDDGSARAGELDNKTWSGLFSARYGGNTFYIGLQKLTGNSAWMRVNGTSGGTLANDSYNASYDNAQEKSWQVRHDYNFVALGVPGLTVMNRYISGSNVHSGTVTDGREWGRESEVGYTVQSGTLKDLNVRWRNSSMRRDYNNNEFDENRLIVSYPISLL; encoded by the coding sequence ATGAGCACTTTTGACCCGCGCCGGCTCCTGCTGGCAACCGCTATCGCCAGCATTGCCCTCCCCGTTGTCGCTGAAGAACACGGCTTCCTGGAAGACGCCAGCGCCAACCTCAACCTGCGTAATTTCTTCTTCAACCGCAACTTCACCAACCCGACCAAGGCCCAGGGCGGCGCTCAGGAGTGGACGCAAAGTTTCATCCTCGACGCCAAATCCGGCTTCACCCAGGGCACCGTCGGGTTCGGCATGGACGTACTTGGCTTGTACTCGGAAAAGCTCGACGGCGGGCGCGGCACGGGCGGTACCCAACTGCTGCCGCTGGACCATGACGGACGGCCCGCCGATAACTTCGGTCGCCTGGGCGTCGCGTTCAAGGCCCGGATCTCGAAGACCGAAGTGAAGGTCGGCGAGTGGATGCCGGTGCTGCCGATCCTGCGCTCCGATGACGGCCGCTCACTCCCGCAAACCCTGCGCGGCGGCCAGATCACCTCCAAAGAGATCGACGGCCTGACCCTCTACGGTGGCCAGTTCCGCGCCAACAGCCCGCGGGACGACAGCAGCATGACCGAGATGTCGATGTTCGGAAAAACCGCCTTCACCTCCGACCGTTTCAACTTCCAGGGCGGCGAATATGCCTTCAACGACAAGCGCACCCAGATTGGCGTGTGGAACGCCCAGCTCAAGGACATCTACCGCCAGCAATACCTCAACCTGATCCACAGCCAGCCCGTGGGCGACTGGACCCTGGGCGCCAACCTCGGGTTCTTCTACGGCAAGGACGACGGCAGCGCCCGCGCCGGCGAGCTCGACAACAAGACCTGGTCCGGATTGTTCTCGGCCCGATACGGCGGCAACACCTTCTACATCGGCCTGCAAAAACTCACCGGTAACAGCGCCTGGATGCGGGTCAACGGCACCAGCGGCGGCACCCTGGCCAACGACAGCTACAACGCCAGCTATGACAACGCCCAGGAAAAATCCTGGCAGGTGCGCCACGACTACAACTTCGTCGCCCTGGGCGTTCCAGGCCTGACCGTGATGAACCGCTATATCAGCGGCAGCAACGTACACAGCGGTACGGTCACCGACGGCAGGGAATGGGGCCGGGAAAGTGAAGTGGGCTACACGGTGCAGAGCGGAACATTGAAGGACCTCAATGTGCGCTGGCGCAATTCCAGCATGCGCCGGGACTACAACAACAATGAGTTTGATGAAAACCGGTTGATCGTCAGTTACCCGATAAGCCTGCTGTAA
- the adeC gene encoding AdeC/AdeK/OprM family multidrug efflux complex outer membrane factor, with protein sequence MSKSLLSLAVTAFVLSGCSLIPDYQRPEAPVAAQFPQGPAYSSAQAPSQAAAEQGWKQFFHDPALQQLIQTALVNNRDLRVAALNIDAYAAQYQIQRADLFPAVSATGSGSRSRTPAKLSQTGEAGITSQYSAGLGISSYELDLFGRVRSLSEQALQQYFATEEARRTTQISLVASVANAYLTWQADKELLKLTQDTLGAYEQSFKLTSRSNEVGVASALDLSQARTSVENARVALARYTRQVAQDENSLTLLLGTGLPANIVSRPLADDLLSEVPAGLPSDLLQRRPDILQAEYNLKAANANIGAARAAFFPSISLTASAGTASPTLGGLFKGGSGTWSFAPQINIPIFNAGSLRASLDYSKIQKEINVANYEKAIQTGFQEVSDGLAARETYKQQLDAQRGFVAANQDYYRLAERRYRIGVDSNLTFLDAQRQLFSAQQSLITDRLAQLNSEVNLYKALGGGWNEQTAKNEPLKEEAPPLKLF encoded by the coding sequence ATGAGCAAGTCGCTACTTTCCTTAGCTGTCACGGCATTCGTGCTCAGTGGCTGCTCGCTGATCCCGGACTACCAGCGCCCTGAAGCGCCGGTAGCCGCGCAGTTCCCGCAGGGGCCGGCGTATTCGTCGGCCCAGGCGCCGAGCCAGGCCGCTGCCGAGCAAGGCTGGAAGCAGTTTTTCCATGACCCTGCCCTGCAACAGCTGATCCAGACCGCGCTGGTGAACAACCGCGACCTGCGTGTCGCGGCCCTGAACATCGACGCGTATGCCGCGCAGTACCAGATCCAGCGTGCCGACCTGTTCCCGGCGGTTTCGGCCACGGGCAGCGGCAGCCGTTCGCGTACCCCGGCCAAACTGTCGCAGACCGGCGAAGCAGGCATCACCAGCCAATATTCGGCGGGCCTGGGGATCAGCTCTTATGAGCTGGACCTGTTCGGCCGCGTGCGCAGCCTGAGCGAGCAAGCGCTGCAACAATACTTCGCGACCGAAGAAGCCCGTCGCACCACCCAGATCAGCCTGGTGGCCAGCGTGGCCAATGCCTACCTGACCTGGCAGGCCGACAAGGAGCTGCTCAAGCTCACCCAGGACACCCTGGGCGCGTACGAGCAGAGCTTCAAGCTCACCTCCCGCAGCAATGAAGTCGGCGTGGCATCGGCCCTGGACCTGAGCCAGGCCCGTACCTCGGTGGAAAACGCCCGGGTTGCACTGGCGCGTTACACCCGCCAGGTGGCCCAGGACGAAAACAGCCTGACCCTGCTGCTGGGCACCGGCCTGCCGGCGAATATCGTCAGCCGGCCATTGGCGGATGACCTGTTGAGCGAAGTACCGGCCGGCCTGCCGTCGGACCTGCTGCAACGTCGTCCCGACATCCTGCAGGCCGAGTACAACCTCAAGGCGGCCAACGCCAACATCGGCGCGGCACGGGCGGCGTTCTTCCCGAGCATCAGCCTGACCGCCAGCGCCGGTACCGCAAGCCCGACGCTGGGCGGCCTGTTTAAGGGCGGTTCGGGTACCTGGTCGTTCGCACCGCAGATCAACATCCCGATCTTCAACGCCGGCAGCCTGCGCGCCAGCCTGGATTACTCGAAAATCCAGAAAGAGATCAACGTCGCCAACTACGAGAAAGCGATCCAGACCGGCTTCCAGGAAGTCTCCGACGGCCTCGCCGCCCGCGAGACCTACAAGCAGCAACTGGACGCCCAACGTGGCTTCGTCGCGGCCAACCAGGATTACTACCGACTGGCCGAGCGTCGCTACCGCATTGGTGTCGACAGCAACCTGACGTTCCTCGACGCCCAGCGCCAACTGTTCAGTGCCCAGCAGTCGCTGATCACCGACCGTCTGGCGCAGCTCAACAGCGAGGTCAACCTGTACAAGGCCCTCGGTGGTGGCTGGAACGAGCAAACCGCGAAGAATGAACCGTTGAAAGAAGAAGCACCGCCCTTGAAGTTGTTCTGA
- a CDS encoding efflux RND transporter periplasmic adaptor subunit, whose amino-acid sequence MQLKPAVTALVTAVALASLLSGCKKEEAAPPAQTPQVGVVTIQPQAFTLTSELPGRTTAYRIAEVRPQVNGIILKRLFKEGGDVKEGQQLYQIDPSVYDASLKSAQANLAQTKSIADRYKQLVDEQAVSRQEYDTAVSNRMTSEANLQTAQINVRYTKVFAPISGRIGRSSVTEGALVSNGQTDAMAVIQQLDPIYVDVTQSSAEMLKLRRDLESGQLEKAGDNAAKVKLTLEDGSDYGVEGKLEFSEVSVDETTGSVTLRAVFPNPDHTLLPGMFVHAQLQAGVNSKAILAPQQGVTRDLKGIPTALVVNKDNKVEQRVLVANRTTGAYWLVEKGLNAGDRVITEGLQFIKPGIEVKVKDADNAKPAGSAAAPAAAAGQGE is encoded by the coding sequence ATGCAACTTAAGCCAGCTGTTACCGCCCTGGTTACTGCCGTCGCCCTGGCATCGCTGCTCAGCGGATGTAAAAAGGAAGAAGCGGCTCCGCCCGCTCAAACCCCTCAGGTCGGCGTGGTCACTATTCAACCTCAAGCCTTCACCCTGACATCCGAGCTGCCAGGCCGCACCACGGCCTACCGCATTGCCGAGGTTCGCCCTCAGGTCAACGGCATCATTCTCAAGCGCCTGTTCAAGGAAGGCGGCGACGTTAAAGAAGGCCAGCAGCTCTATCAGATCGATCCGTCGGTGTATGACGCGTCCCTGAAAAGCGCCCAGGCCAACCTGGCCCAGACCAAATCGATTGCCGATCGCTACAAGCAATTGGTCGATGAGCAAGCGGTCAGCCGTCAGGAATACGACACTGCCGTGTCCAACCGCATGACCTCTGAAGCCAACCTGCAAACGGCCCAGATCAACGTGCGCTACACCAAGGTCTTCGCCCCGATCTCCGGGCGTATCGGCCGTTCTTCGGTGACCGAAGGCGCGCTGGTCAGCAATGGCCAGACCGACGCCATGGCAGTGATCCAGCAACTGGACCCGATCTACGTTGACGTCACGCAGTCCTCCGCCGAGATGCTGAAACTGCGTCGCGACCTGGAAAGCGGCCAACTGGAAAAAGCCGGCGACAATGCGGCCAAGGTCAAGCTGACCCTGGAAGACGGCAGCGACTACGGCGTGGAAGGCAAGCTGGAATTCTCCGAAGTCTCGGTCGACGAAACCACCGGTTCCGTGACCCTGCGCGCCGTGTTCCCGAACCCTGACCACACCCTGCTGCCGGGCATGTTTGTGCACGCGCAATTGCAAGCCGGTGTGAACAGCAAGGCCATCCTGGCACCACAGCAAGGCGTGACCCGCGACCTGAAGGGCATCCCGACCGCGCTGGTGGTGAACAAGGACAACAAGGTCGAGCAGCGCGTACTGGTCGCCAACCGGACTACCGGCGCCTACTGGCTGGTGGAAAAAGGCCTGAACGCCGGTGACCGCGTGATCACCGAAGGCCTGCAATTCATCAAGCCGGGCATCGAAGTCAAGGTCAAGGACGCGGATAACGCCAAGCCCGCCGGTTCCGCTGCTGCTCCTGCTGCCGCTGCTGGTCAAGGGGAGTAA